Within Actinosynnema pretiosum, the genomic segment CGGCGCGGGTGGCGCGATGGGAACCGGCTGGGGTTCCTCGGGTTCGTCGTCGAAGACGTCGGCGAGCAGCGCGGCGACCGCGGCGCTTTCCCGCATCTTGGCCGCCACGAGTTCGGGATCCAGGCGCACCAGCCCCACCCGGCCCGGCTGCGCGGCGGGCTCGGGCTTCGGCCGGGACGGGATGCGGTAGCCGGACGGGGCGCCGTTGGACGGGACCACGGTGACGGGTTCGGTGGCGGGCGCGGGTCGGGGCGAGGCCCCCTTCACCGACCGCGGAGCCGCGGCGCTGAGGGTGTGCAGTTCGGCGTAGACCGAGTCGGGGTCCTGACCGAGCAGCTTGTAGATCTTGCGCAGCGTGTCGACCTCTCCGGGGGAGACCACCCCGTCCACGGCGGCGACGATGGTGGCGAACCGGGCGACGTGGGCGCGCTGGGCGTCGCTCAGCACGGCGAGCCGCTTGGTCAACCCGGTCAGCTTGGGCGCGGATGCCAGCAACCGGTCCAGGTGCGCAGCCAACCTGATCCGCTCGCCCTCGGTGAGGTCCAGACTGGATTCGAGGTGCGCCACCAGGTGGTCGCGCTCCTCGTCGGACACGTCGTCGTCAGCGGCGGAGACCACAGCGGCAAGGTGGAGCAGCGTGGTCGCGGCGGTGTACTCGGGGCTCGCGGAGGTGGGCTGCGCGGCGGTCACGCGAAACAGCACGGCGGGACCAGAGGCCAGCACCGGGCCTCCCACGCGGACGTCCGGCTCGATGCCGACGCCGAGCTTGTCCAGCAGCTGGGCGATCCCGACCGCGTCGGCCTTGAGGAACTTGCCAGGGGTTCGGGTGGGCCACAGGCCGGTCAGCTCGGACAGCTCGAACCGAGCCTGCGGCAGTTCGGCGGGCAGCAGGCGGTCGACGAGCTCGCGCACAGGGCGCAGACCCTCGCCCGCCACCAGCTCAGCCGGGAGCAGCGCGAGCGCGGGCAGGGTGCCCGAGGCCTCGGGTTGCCTGCCGAGCAGGCGGCTGTACGCGTCCAGGTCGTCGGCACAGGAGTCCACGAGCGCGGCGAGCTTCCTGGTCGGGACCGCTGCCGTGAGCACGTCGGGCACCCCGGTCGTGACGGTCACCTCGCCGATCCCGCTGCTGGCCGGGTGATAGCGGAGCTCGACGCGCTTCTTGAGGGGGCGCACCACGATCCCGTCACCATGCTCCGCCCGGTAGCGAACGGTGAACAGGGCGCGGAACTCGTCGGGGCAGCGGACGGAGGGGGTCCTCGGGTTGATCTCGGGGTGGGTCATCGCCCAGGACCAGGCCCAGTCGACCGGCACGGGGCTCCCGGCCTCTGCGAAACGGCCGATGCCCAGGCGCAGGCGGAGCGGCGGGTCCCACCTGTTGTGCTCGTCCGGGTCCGGCGGGGCGCCCTCGCCCTGGTCGAGGAGCGCGTGCAGGAGCGCGCGGAAACCCGTGGCGTAGCCGTGGAACGAGCGGTTGTCGCCGTAGACGATGAGCAAGCGGTTGACCTCGGCGAAGATCCGGGGCAGGTCGGCCGCGGCGGTCGAATCGCGCCTGGGATCGACCAGGGCGCGGCGCTCAAGGCCGTAGAAGTACAGGAAGACGTACCCGATGTACGCGTTCGGAGCTTTGCGCCCGCCGTCGAGCCACAGCAGGTAGGCGGCGCGGTGGCGTGGGCCGATGGAGTGGTAGGCGGGCCAGTAGCCCATGCTCCGCCCCTCGAAGTCCGGGTGGCCCCAGTCGACCGGGAGGGTCGGGTCGACCACCTCGACATCGCGGTCGTGGGAACGCGTCCCGCCGGGGAGCTTGCCCACGTAGAGCATGGGGCAGGAGATCACCCGGCCCGCCACCTGGACCGCCGTCCCGGAGGGTGACCAGGTCGGCGGTTGCGGAGGTGCTTTCCGCGCTGGCGCGGGGGGAGGGGGTGGGGGCGTTTGGACGCACGGTCGCGGCGGTGGGGCCTGCTGGGGCCAAGGGGCCAGCACCTGCGCAGGCGGCATCGGCGGTGGCGGTGTGCGCAGCGGCTGGGACGGTGCGGTCCGGTCTCCGAACACCCGTCGCAACCGGTCGATCAGCTTCACCAGGCCCCCTCAGGGCAAGGCCCGCTCACGCGGTTGGCCTACGAACAGTGACAGCGACTACGTCGTGTCGACCCTGCTTCCCGTTAACGTCCGAACGGGTGAACCACAATCAGTTCTCCATTCGCCTCACCGCAGCAACGGGGCACACCAAAAGTTAGCCCACTTTCACCCGAACAGACGTTGCCGGCTCGCCACGAATAACATATAGCGCGCTCAACTGCAAAAACAGGCGCACTGCGCCGAGGTTGACATCGCTCTCCGGTGCGACAACAGGCGGCAGACCTGACCCCCTATATCAGCAACCATGAATAGTGCACAAGGACCAGGGTGATCCGAGCGCATGAAGTAACGCTCGATCCATTCGGCCGATGAGAAGCGCAACAGTGCGGACAACTCCTGACCGGAGCCGAACAGTTCCCCTGGGGGCATCATGCGGGTCGAGACCGATGCGGTGTGGGCGAGACGGGTCAAGGTCGGAGGCAACGAGATCAGGCAACTCCTGGTGCCCTCCGGTGTCTTGGCGGAGCAAGAGACCGAGGACGGTCCGGTCGTGGCGAACAACTTCGGCTCCTGGCCTGCCGCCCGCCACACCAGGGTGGTGCCGAACGGCCCGCTGACTGCGATCCTGGGCGGCTGGCCGGGCACGCGAGTGCGCTGGTCCGGGAGCCGCGAGTCGTCCACCCCGGAGGAGGTCACCGCCTCGTTCCACGAGGCCATCGGCTACCGGGACGCTGGAGGTCCTCGCGCGCTGCGCCGCCCGCAACTGGGCGCGCTGCACTCGATCGTGGGCTACTGGTCCACTGGGACGACCGATCCCGCCGTCGTGGTGATGCCGACCGGAACCGGCAAGACCGAGACGATGCTCGCCGTGATGCTGGCGGAACGCCCAGGACGGCTGCTGGTGCTCGTCCCCACCACCGCCCTGCGCGACCAGGTCGCGGGCAAGTTCGAGACCCTGGGCG encodes:
- a CDS encoding tellurite resistance TerB family protein, whose translation is MPPAQVLAPWPQQAPPPRPCVQTPPPPPPAPARKAPPQPPTWSPSGTAVQVAGRVISCPMLYVGKLPGGTRSHDRDVEVVDPTLPVDWGHPDFEGRSMGYWPAYHSIGPRHRAAYLLWLDGGRKAPNAYIGYVFLYFYGLERRALVDPRRDSTAAADLPRIFAEVNRLLIVYGDNRSFHGYATGFRALLHALLDQGEGAPPDPDEHNRWDPPLRLRLGIGRFAEAGSPVPVDWAWSWAMTHPEINPRTPSVRCPDEFRALFTVRYRAEHGDGIVVRPLKKRVELRYHPASSGIGEVTVTTGVPDVLTAAVPTRKLAALVDSCADDLDAYSRLLGRQPEASGTLPALALLPAELVAGEGLRPVRELVDRLLPAELPQARFELSELTGLWPTRTPGKFLKADAVGIAQLLDKLGVGIEPDVRVGGPVLASGPAVLFRVTAAQPTSASPEYTAATTLLHLAAVVSAADDDVSDEERDHLVAHLESSLDLTEGERIRLAAHLDRLLASAPKLTGLTKRLAVLSDAQRAHVARFATIVAAVDGVVSPGEVDTLRKIYKLLGQDPDSVYAELHTLSAAAPRSVKGASPRPAPATEPVTVVPSNGAPSGYRIPSRPKPEPAAQPGRVGLVRLDPELVAAKMRESAAVAALLADVFDDEPEEPQPVPIAPPAPVVQVDPVGSLDNAHSAVLRRLATAPEWSRADYESLCAGFGLLPEGALDVLNEAACETCDEPVVEDDGDRLTINDYALGELLA